In a genomic window of Halalkalibacillus sediminis:
- a CDS encoding VOC family protein — protein sequence MIAFDHLVVFSNQPEQHKQLFSSLHGQVTVKGGEHEQWGTFNHLAFMGNKSYIEWIGVEDDDKAKESTNPLIRQVIFAKEQSMEGPIQFGLRVEDLNAYINHFDQEGIEYEGPFPGSRAQPDGTLLEWTMLFPKMNSHTVLPFLIQWDGEGNTAQDPSLMNSTEFDSVTIYTQNLESTTNQMKGYYLLEEPSHSSENEVEWSLGNGKLIVKKGDGLLKANFDHIEFNQAR from the coding sequence ATGATTGCATTTGATCATCTTGTCGTATTTTCAAATCAACCAGAACAACACAAACAGCTATTTTCTTCTCTACACGGACAAGTTACTGTGAAAGGCGGAGAACATGAACAGTGGGGTACGTTCAACCACCTCGCCTTCATGGGAAATAAAAGCTATATCGAGTGGATTGGGGTTGAAGACGATGATAAAGCAAAAGAATCAACCAACCCACTCATCCGTCAAGTTATTTTCGCAAAAGAACAATCAATGGAAGGACCGATTCAATTTGGTTTGCGCGTGGAAGACTTGAATGCTTATATCAATCATTTTGACCAGGAAGGGATCGAGTATGAGGGGCCTTTTCCCGGAAGTCGAGCCCAACCAGATGGGACATTGCTTGAATGGACAATGCTTTTTCCGAAAATGAACAGCCATACCGTCCTCCCTTTCTTAATCCAATGGGACGGTGAGGGAAACACAGCACAAGATCCTAGTTTAATGAACAGTACTGAATTCGATTCTGTCACCATTTATACGCAAAATCTAGAATCTACTACTAATCAAATGAAAGGCTATTATTTATTGGAAGAGCCTAGTCACTCATCAGAAAATGAAGTAGAATGGTCACTAGGAAATGGAAAATTAATAGTGAAAAAAGGAGATGGGTTATTGAAAGC